The Meiothermus ruber DSM 1279 genome includes the window CATTCCTGAGCTCCAAAGGGCGCAAAGTGGAGGTGCGCGTCCCCCAGCGCGGCGAAAAAACCCGCCTGATCGAGCTAGCCCAGCACAACGCCCAGACTGCCTTGCAGACCGAACTCAAGCTGATGGAGCGCAAGGGCGACCACCCCGGCCTCAAGGGGCTGATGGAGGTGCTGGGGCTCACCCGCCGCCCCTATCGCATCGAGGGCTACGACATTTCCAACCTGTTGGGCGAAAGCGTGGTGGGTTCCATCACGGTCTTTGAAGGGGGCCGCCCCAAGAAAGCCGAGTACCGCCGCATCAAAATTAGGGGCCTGAAGGGCCAGCCCGACGACTTTTTCTCGATGGAGCAGACCATCCTCCGGCGCTTCACCGGCAGCCTGGCCGAACAGATGCCCATCCCTGACCTGATTCTGATTGACGGTGGGCTGGGCCAGGTGCGGGCCGCGCAAAAAGCCCTGCAGCAGGCCGGGCTGGAGATTCCGCTGGTGGGGCTGGCCAAGCGTGAAGAAACCCTGGTCTTGCCCGACGGAAAAACCATCGCCCTGCCCCTGAATCATCCTGCGCTGCAACTGCTCATCTACCAGCGCGACGAGACCCACCGCAACGGCCTCGAGTTCCACCGCAAGCTGCGCAACCAGAAAGCCCTCAAGAGCATCTTCGACGATATTAAGGGCATCGGCCCGGCCCGTAAGCTGGCCCTGATGAACCACTTCTCGACCCTGGAAGAGCTCAAAGCCATGAGCGTGGAGGAGCTGGCCAAACTGCCGGGCTTCGATAAGCGCAGCGCCCAGGCCGTGCTAAAGGCGCTGAGCAATCTGCCGATGGAAACCAAGGTATGATTAGTAGGGCTATGACAGAACTGAGCATCAAAAACAGGTTTGATTCAGAAGCATACGTGGTTATCTATCCTGGTGACTGCACAGAGTTACTCAAACAAATCCCAGATGCCAGTATCTCTTTGGTGATCACCTCGCCACCCTACAACATTGGAAAGCCCTACGAAAGCCGTAAAGCCTTGGATGCTTATCTGGCCTGGCAAGAGGGCGTTGTCAAGGAATCTGTCCGCGTGCTCAAGCCAACCGGCAGTCTGGTGTGGCAGGTTGGGAATTACGTGGATAACGGTGAAATCCTCCCGCTTGATATGCTTCTTTTCCCTATCTTTACCAATTTGGGATTAAAGCTTCGCAATCGCATTGTATGGGCGTTTGAGCATGGGCTTCATGCAAAGCGCCGTTTTTCCGGGCGCTACGAGGTGGCTTTGTGGTTCACCAAAACTGACGAGTACACCTTTAATCTGGACAGTGTACGGGTTCCGCAGAAATATCCCAACAAAAAACATTTCAAGGGCCCCAAAAAGGGTGAGCTTTCAGGCAACCCCTTGGGCAAAAATCCCGGTGACGTGTGGGTATTTCCCAATGTTAAGGCCAATCACGTAGAAAAAACCGGCCACCCTGCGCAGTACCCCGTGGAGCTGGTGGAGCGTTTTGTCCTAGCCTTAACAGAAGAGGACGACTGGGTTTTGGATCCGTTCGGTGGATCGGGAACCACCCTCATTGCTGCTTTGATGCACAGAAGGCGGGGGGCTATGGCCGAGATAATCCCCGATTATGTTGAAATTGCTCAGCAACGCCTTCGCGAAGCCTGGGAAGGCCGTCTGCGGGTGAGGCCCATGGAGCGCGAAGTATATGACCCTTCCGGTAAAGGCGCTTACATTCCCCCTCGTGCCGTTGACCTACAAGCCATCTGGAACCCTCCCTTACTGGTAGAACCCAAATGAGAATCGTCTATGAGTACTCCCATTTAGGCGGTCGAGAGATTCTCCAGGTGCGTTTTCCAACAGTGCTGGAAGAAATCTATGCCGTTATCAAAGAAGTAAGTGCTGTTCGGGGCAAAAAAAGTAAAGAAAAAACCAAACTGGGTAAAGAACTCTACGCACCCAAAATCATAAACCAAC containing:
- a CDS encoding DNA-methyltransferase; translation: MTELSIKNRFDSEAYVVIYPGDCTELLKQIPDASISLVITSPPYNIGKPYESRKALDAYLAWQEGVVKESVRVLKPTGSLVWQVGNYVDNGEILPLDMLLFPIFTNLGLKLRNRIVWAFEHGLHAKRRFSGRYEVALWFTKTDEYTFNLDSVRVPQKYPNKKHFKGPKKGELSGNPLGKNPGDVWVFPNVKANHVEKTGHPAQYPVELVERFVLALTEEDDWVLDPFGGSGTTLIAALMHRRRGAMAEIIPDYVEIAQQRLREAWEGRLRVRPMEREVYDPSGKGAYIPPRAVDLQAIWNPPLLVEPK